The genomic window TGGTATCGCCCATTCCGGCTGCCGCTCCGTTCGCCGCGCTCAGCGTACGCCCGCGGCGGAAGGGAGAAGCGCCGCGTCGCTCTCGCGCGGCATCACCTGCCAGTCGTGGAATCGCGTCGGCGCGATGGTCGCGCCGGGCGCGGGCAGCAGTTCCCAGCGGTCGAGCTGCGCCCCGAAGTAGGTCGCGAGCGGGTCGGCGACGACCTCGCGCTCGTCGCGGCGGAACCGGAGCTCGCGCTGGGCGAGGAAGCCGAGTTCGAACACTTCGGGCCCGGCGTGCTCCGTGATCGCACCGGTCGGGCGCGCGAGAGCGGCCCGTGCGACAGCGGCGGCCACATCGTCGGCGGCCATGGGCTGGATCAGAGCATCCGCCAGGTGTGCGATGCCGCTGCGGGTGGCGGCATCCGTGATGCTGCGGATGAATTCGAAGAACTGCGTGGCATGCACGATCGAGAAGGGGCGACCGGATGCCGTCAGCAGGCGCTCCTGCTCGGCTTTGGCCTGGAAGTAGCCGCCCTCGGAGCGGGCGAGCCGGTCGGTGCCGACGACCGACAGCA from Microbacterium sp. ProA8 includes these protein-coding regions:
- a CDS encoding NmrA family NAD(P)-binding protein, with the protein product MRIAVIGGTGLIGSRVVAALAATGHDVVVVARAVGVDSFTGEGLEQALEAVETIVDVSNSSYTDEAGAREFFSGSTLNLLTYGAAAGVRHHVVLSVVGTDRLARSEGGYFQAKAEQERLLTASGRPFSIVHATQFFEFIRSITDAATRSGIAHLADALIQPMAADDVAAAVARAALARPTGAITEHAGPEVFELGFLAQRELRFRRDEREVVADPLATYFGAQLDRWELLPAPGATIAPTRFHDWQVMPRESDAALLPSAAGVR